A stretch of the Sphingomonas sp. CL5.1 genome encodes the following:
- a CDS encoding M48 family metalloprotease gives MKRTLAAFATAILIWTQPAHAQSLLRDAETESLFHDMSAPLVKAAGLNPRDVQFALVNDDSINAFVIGGQTVYIHSGLIQAADNANQVQGVIAHELGHIADGHIVNAGAGTRPAMAIYLLSMVLGIAAAAAGAGEAGMGVMAAGQQAALGKFLAFTRTQESTADASAVKYLNAAGITGKGMLSFFKTLQQQEYRYGLNNIDPFMQTHPLSGERIQTMTADITASPAYNKPPDPALQERFLRVKAKLIGYVNPPQRTLAAYPESDKSIYAHYARAYAYHKAGYPDKADAEAEALVKAAPHDPYFLEVKGQILLEAGKPADALAPLREATDLSRNNPLIATTFGHALIATEDKANLPEAIKVLRGAVARDDENPFAWYQLGTAYEQSGDEARAALATAETASMNGDMRTAAYSARVAMAGVPKNTPDWIRAQDIAMTAQNEMNDNPKKYKRK, from the coding sequence ATGAAGCGGACGCTGGCCGCCTTCGCCACCGCGATCCTGATCTGGACGCAACCCGCCCACGCCCAGTCGCTGTTGCGCGATGCGGAAACGGAGTCGCTGTTCCACGACATGTCCGCGCCGCTGGTGAAGGCCGCCGGGCTCAATCCGCGCGACGTGCAGTTCGCGCTGGTCAACGACGATTCGATCAACGCCTTCGTGATCGGCGGGCAGACCGTCTATATCCACAGCGGGCTGATCCAGGCGGCCGACAACGCCAACCAGGTGCAGGGCGTGATCGCGCACGAGCTTGGCCACATCGCCGACGGGCATATCGTCAACGCCGGCGCGGGCACCAGGCCGGCGATGGCGATCTACCTGCTCTCGATGGTGCTGGGCATCGCGGCGGCGGCGGCCGGCGCGGGCGAGGCCGGGATGGGCGTGATGGCCGCCGGGCAGCAGGCCGCGCTAGGCAAGTTCCTCGCCTTCACCCGCACGCAGGAATCGACGGCGGACGCCAGCGCGGTGAAATATCTCAACGCCGCCGGCATCACCGGCAAGGGCATGCTGTCGTTCTTCAAGACGTTGCAGCAGCAGGAATATCGCTACGGGCTGAACAATATCGACCCATTCATGCAGACCCACCCGCTTTCCGGCGAGCGCATCCAGACGATGACGGCGGACATCACCGCCTCTCCCGCCTACAACAAGCCGCCCGATCCGGCGTTGCAGGAGCGGTTCCTGCGCGTGAAGGCGAAGCTGATCGGCTATGTGAACCCGCCGCAGCGCACGCTGGCCGCCTATCCGGAGAGCGACAAGTCGATCTATGCGCATTATGCGCGCGCCTATGCCTATCACAAGGCCGGCTATCCCGACAAAGCCGACGCGGAGGCTGAGGCGCTGGTGAAGGCCGCGCCCCACGATCCCTATTTCCTTGAGGTGAAGGGCCAGATCCTGCTGGAGGCGGGCAAGCCGGCCGACGCGCTGGCCCCGTTGCGCGAGGCGACCGACCTTTCCCGCAATAACCCGCTGATCGCCACCACCTTCGGCCACGCGCTGATCGCCACCGAGGACAAGGCCAACCTGCCCGAGGCGATCAAGGTGCTGCGCGGCGCGGTGGCGCGCGACGACGAGAATCCCTTCGCCTGGTATCAGCTCGGCACCGCCTACGAGCAGAGCGGCGACGAGGCGCGCGCCGCGCTCGCCACGGCGGAAACCGCCAGCATGAACGGCGACATGCGCACCGCCGCCTATAGCGCCCGCGTCGCGATGGCCGGCGTCCCGAAGAACACGCCGGACTGGATTCGCGCGCAGGATATCGCGATGACGGCGCAGAACGAGATGAACGACAACCCGAAGAAGTATAAGCGCAAATGA
- a CDS encoding DsbA family protein: MNRTLVVALVVIGAAFGAVGTWLAERVAPGELSGADRARIEHTVRDYILANPDIIPEAMQRLNDRENARVIATMRSAIETPYGNAYMGNPNGDVTLVEYYDYNCGYCRASLPTLDKLVQADPKLRIVFREMPVLAESSLAAARAALTAASQGKFKPFHDALYAAGPVSEQTIAAAARATGVDLSKTPSDADDEIRNNLATTAKLGMRGTPSWVVGDRVLSGALPLDKLQEAIAAARAARS, from the coding sequence ATGAATCGAACATTGGTGGTGGCGCTGGTGGTGATCGGCGCCGCATTCGGCGCGGTGGGCACCTGGCTGGCCGAGCGCGTGGCCCCCGGCGAGCTTTCCGGCGCGGATCGCGCGCGGATCGAGCATACCGTCCGCGACTATATCCTCGCCAACCCGGACATCATCCCGGAGGCGATGCAGCGGCTCAACGACCGCGAGAACGCCAGGGTGATCGCCACGATGCGCTCGGCGATCGAGACGCCCTATGGCAACGCCTATATGGGCAACCCCAATGGCGATGTGACCCTGGTCGAATATTACGACTATAATTGCGGCTACTGCCGCGCATCGCTGCCGACGCTCGACAAACTGGTGCAGGCCGATCCGAAGCTGCGCATCGTGTTCCGCGAGATGCCGGTGCTGGCGGAGAGCAGCCTCGCCGCCGCGCGCGCCGCGCTGACCGCCGCGTCGCAGGGCAAGTTCAAGCCGTTCCACGACGCGCTCTACGCCGCCGGGCCGGTGAGCGAGCAGACGATCGCCGCCGCCGCACGCGCGACCGGCGTCGATCTTTCCAAAACCCCGTCCGACGCCGACGACGAGATCCGCAACAACCTCGCCACCACCGCCAAACTGGGGATGCGCGGCACGCCGAGCTGGGTGGTCGGCGATCGCGTATTGTCCGGCGCGCTGCCGCTCGACAAGCTGCAAGAGGCGATCGCCGCCGCGCGGGCGGCGCGCTCATGA
- a CDS encoding ABC transporter ATP-binding protein, whose amino-acid sequence MSEDAILRVEGVAKTYAGGVTALEPVDLAIRRGEIFALLGPNGAGKTTLISIVCGIVTPSAGTITVAGHDAIRDYKAARRAIGLVPQELSTDSFESVLATVTFSRRLFGLGPNPGYIEQILRDLSLWDKRKARIMELSGGMKRRVLIAKALAHEPQILFLDEPTAGVDVALRRDMWKLVHRLRENGATIILTTHYIEEAEEMADRVGVINRGRLLLVEEKDALMKKLGRRELALALAEPLGALPAGLEQWHLALEDEGRTLRYVFDAQAEHTGIPSLLRALSDRGIAFTDLETSRSSLEDIFVDLVGEKA is encoded by the coding sequence ATGAGCGAGGACGCGATCCTCCGCGTGGAGGGCGTCGCCAAGACCTATGCCGGCGGCGTCACCGCGCTGGAGCCGGTGGACCTCGCGATCCGCAGGGGCGAGATATTCGCGCTGCTCGGCCCGAACGGCGCGGGCAAGACGACGCTCATCAGCATCGTCTGCGGCATCGTCACCCCCTCCGCCGGCACGATCACCGTCGCGGGGCATGACGCGATCCGCGACTACAAGGCCGCGCGCCGCGCGATCGGGCTGGTGCCGCAGGAGCTTTCGACCGATTCGTTCGAGAGCGTGCTCGCCACCGTCACCTTCTCGCGCCGGCTGTTCGGGCTTGGCCCCAACCCCGGCTATATCGAGCAGATCCTGCGCGACCTTTCGCTGTGGGACAAGCGCAAGGCGCGGATCATGGAGCTGTCCGGCGGGATGAAGCGCCGCGTGCTGATCGCCAAGGCGCTGGCGCACGAGCCGCAGATATTGTTCCTCGACGAGCCGACCGCCGGGGTGGACGTGGCCCTGCGCCGCGACATGTGGAAACTGGTCCACCGCCTGCGCGAAAACGGCGCGACGATCATCCTCACCACCCATTATATCGAGGAGGCGGAGGAGATGGCCGATCGGGTGGGCGTGATAAATCGCGGCCGGCTGCTGCTGGTCGAGGAGAAGGACGCGTTGATGAAGAAGCTCGGCCGCCGCGAGCTGGCGCTGGCGCTGGCCGAGCCGCTCGGCGCGCTGCCCGCCGGGCTGGAGCAATGGCATCTCGCGCTGGAGGACGAGGGGCGTACGCTGCGCTACGTGTTCGACGCGCAGGCCGAGCATACCGGCATCCCCTCGCTGCTGCGCGCGCTGTCGGACCGGGGGATCGCCTTCACCGATCTGGAGACGTCGCGATCGAGCCTGGAGGATATCTTCGTCGATCTGGTGGGGGAGAAGGCGTGA